Proteins encoded in a region of the Zea mays cultivar B73 chromosome 2, Zm-B73-REFERENCE-NAM-5.0, whole genome shotgun sequence genome:
- the LOC103647196 gene encoding DNA-directed RNA polymerase II subunit RPB2, whose protein sequence is MGRQLRYAKEILQKEMLRVGELCETKKAYYFGYIIHRLLMCALSRRAEDDRDHYGNKRLDLAGPLLAGLFRMLFRKLTRDVRSYMQKDSGSHQVTPSPHVDFADRCLNSSGGATNNNLMS, encoded by the exons ATATGCAAAAGAAATACTTCAAAAGGAAATGTTACGTGTTGGGGAATTATGTGAAACTAAAAAGGCATACTATTTTGG GTATATTATTCACCGCCTACTGATGTGTGCTCTTAGTCGAAGAGCTGAGGATGACCGAGATCATTATGGAAACAAAAGACTAGATCTTGCTGGTCCACTGCTTGCAGGGCTGTTTAGAATG CTTTTCAGGAAGTTAACAAGGGATGTGAGATCTTACATGCAAAAG gattccggctcCCATCAAGTGACTCCTTCCCCTCACGTtgactttgcggacagatgtctcaattctagtggtggagctacgaacaacaatctgatgtcctga